One genomic window of Deltaproteobacteria bacterium includes the following:
- a CDS encoding TIGR01777 family protein: MLPSMARVFVTGATGYLGRAIAGALRARGDDVVALTRDPERARDLAAAGATVVAGDPTVAGPWQDHVAGCDAVINLAGEPIDARRWNAQFRQRLLDSRVDATRFVVDAIAAAPTGQRPRVLVSASGIDYYAFSIDLPGDDADGGDDVFDEASPRGDGFMARMCRDWEDEALRAGTVGCRVVCMRTGIVIGPGSRALAKMARPFRWFVGGRVGSGRQWLSWVHLDDAVGAYLFAVDTPALAGPVNLVSRPVRQAAFARALGRALRRPCWLPVPAGAVKLAVGPLAEYVLRGRAAVPAKLEAAGYALIWTDVDAAVAASLGRPVRASGE, from the coding sequence ATGCTGCCCAGCATGGCGCGCGTATTCGTAACGGGAGCGACAGGCTACCTCGGCCGGGCGATCGCCGGCGCCTTGCGCGCCCGCGGCGACGACGTGGTCGCCCTCACGCGCGATCCGGAACGCGCGCGCGATCTCGCCGCGGCTGGCGCCACCGTCGTCGCGGGCGATCCGACGGTGGCAGGCCCGTGGCAAGACCACGTCGCCGGCTGCGACGCGGTGATCAACCTCGCCGGCGAACCGATCGACGCGCGCCGGTGGAACGCGCAGTTTCGCCAACGTCTACTGGACAGCCGGGTCGACGCGACGCGGTTCGTCGTGGACGCGATCGCGGCGGCCCCGACAGGCCAGCGGCCGCGCGTCCTGGTGTCGGCATCCGGAATCGACTACTACGCGTTCAGCATCGATCTTCCAGGCGACGACGCGGACGGCGGCGACGACGTGTTCGACGAGGCGTCACCGCGCGGCGACGGATTCATGGCGCGCATGTGCCGCGACTGGGAGGATGAAGCGCTGCGCGCCGGCACCGTCGGATGCCGCGTGGTCTGCATGCGCACCGGGATCGTGATCGGGCCGGGCTCGCGCGCGCTCGCGAAGATGGCCCGGCCGTTTCGCTGGTTCGTCGGCGGCCGGGTCGGAAGCGGCCGCCAGTGGCTGTCGTGGGTGCACCTCGACGATGCGGTCGGCGCGTACCTGTTCGCTGTCGACACGCCGGCGCTCGCCGGGCCCGTCAACCTCGTATCCCGGCCCGTCCGCCAGGCCGCCTTCGCGCGCGCGCTCGGTCGCGCCCTGCGCCGTCCGTGCTGGCTGCCGGTGCCGGCAGGCGCGGTCAAACTCGCGGTGGGACCGCTGGCCGAATACGTGTTGCGCGGCCGCGCCGCAGTCCCGGCGAAACTCGAGGCGGCCGGCTACGCACTCATCTGGACCGACGTGGATGCCGCCGTCGCCGCCTCGCTGGGCCGGCCGGTGCGGGCCTCAGGCGAGTGA
- a CDS encoding HDOD domain-containing protein codes for MLGWLKRKRRDPKQQLKEMLGTATLPSFSATIARALERLRDPDASVDDIADAVAADPGATAGVIRTVNSSVYALRREVSSLQHAIQLLGRSQVECIVLALTAKASLPDKPYREFDAGRFWRAAARRAALARLLAKRTEPANANACFTAGLLLDMAVPLIAEVKGGDYAALVERWMRGEHDDLAGGERAQLGWDHAEVAGWLCEMWKFPAPITDSIGAHHEGVVDIPRAIDWVAPLPANDEIDVDALAARVAADAAISQDEARALVEEGVTAGDDMAQLFA; via the coding sequence ATGCTCGGTTGGCTCAAACGAAAACGCCGCGATCCGAAACAGCAGCTCAAGGAGATGCTCGGCACCGCGACCCTGCCGTCGTTCTCGGCTACGATCGCGCGCGCGCTCGAGCGACTGCGCGACCCGGACGCATCCGTCGACGACATTGCCGACGCGGTGGCGGCGGATCCGGGGGCGACCGCCGGCGTGATCCGCACGGTCAACTCCTCGGTGTACGCACTGCGACGCGAGGTGTCGTCACTGCAGCACGCGATCCAACTGCTCGGGCGCTCCCAGGTCGAGTGCATCGTGTTGGCGCTCACCGCGAAGGCGTCGCTTCCCGACAAGCCGTACCGCGAGTTCGACGCGGGGCGCTTTTGGCGCGCCGCGGCCCGCCGCGCCGCGCTCGCGAGGCTGTTGGCCAAGCGCACCGAGCCGGCCAACGCGAACGCATGCTTTACCGCGGGGCTGCTTCTGGACATGGCTGTGCCTCTCATCGCCGAGGTCAAGGGAGGCGACTACGCCGCACTCGTCGAGCGGTGGATGCGCGGCGAGCACGACGATCTGGCCGGTGGCGAGCGTGCGCAGCTCGGCTGGGACCACGCCGAGGTCGCCGGCTGGTTGTGCGAGATGTGGAAGTTTCCGGCCCCGATCACCGACTCCATCGGCGCGCACCACGAGGGCGTCGTCGACATTCCGCGCGCGATCGATTGGGTCGCGCCGCTTCCGGCCAACGATGAGATCGATGTAGATGCACTCGCGGCGCGGGTTGCAGCCGATGCCGCGATATCGCAGGACGAGGCGCGAGCGCTTGTCGAGGAAGGCGTGACCGCCGGCGACGACATGGCGCAGCTGTTTGCGTAG
- the thiD gene encoding bifunctional hydroxymethylpyrimidine kinase/phosphomethylpyrimidine kinase codes for MPHSTDLPNLLVIAGLDPSGGAGLLADARVAERHGFRAVGVVTGLTEQDTHGVRRANPVPPEIVSAQLRALLSDVAVAAVKIGMLASEAIAAAVADALALTAAPVVWDPVLLPTRGRVALYEGSTSRAVQLLMPHVRVATPNLAEAAALLGRGPIADVDGARAAARALTAAGMEAVLVTGGHLTGDDRGTDVLAFGDVVVEVRGEWIAGDVPVHGTGCALSSALACALARGDDLPAAVRAAKQFVADRLRAPAHPGRGMPSVM; via the coding sequence TTGCCGCATTCGACTGATTTGCCCAACTTGCTGGTGATCGCCGGACTCGACCCGTCCGGCGGTGCGGGCCTGCTCGCCGACGCGCGCGTCGCCGAACGCCACGGGTTCCGAGCCGTCGGCGTGGTGACCGGGCTCACCGAGCAGGATACACACGGCGTCCGGCGGGCCAACCCGGTCCCGCCCGAGATCGTGTCCGCGCAGCTCCGCGCGCTGCTGTCGGACGTCGCCGTAGCGGCGGTCAAAATCGGCATGCTCGCCTCCGAGGCGATCGCGGCGGCTGTCGCCGACGCCTTGGCGCTCACCGCCGCGCCGGTCGTGTGGGATCCCGTGCTGCTGCCGACGCGCGGCCGCGTGGCGCTGTACGAGGGATCGACGTCGCGCGCCGTCCAGTTGTTGATGCCGCACGTGCGCGTGGCGACGCCGAACCTGGCCGAGGCAGCCGCGCTGTTGGGCCGCGGGCCGATCGCGGACGTCGACGGAGCGCGCGCGGCGGCGCGCGCGCTGACCGCGGCGGGGATGGAGGCGGTGCTCGTCACCGGGGGCCACCTCACGGGCGACGACCGGGGAACCGACGTGCTCGCGTTCGGCGACGTCGTGGTCGAGGTTCGAGGCGAGTGGATCGCCGGCGACGTTCCCGTACACGGCACCGGCTGCGCCCTGTCGTCCGCGCTCGCGTGCGCGTTGGCGCGCGGCGACGACCTCCCGGCCGCGGTGCGCGCGGCCAAGCAGTTCGTCGCCGATCGACTGCGCGCGCCCGCGCATCCCGGCCGCGGCATGCCGAGCGTCATGTGA
- a CDS encoding acyl-CoA dehydrogenase: MSFRDVDYYQVDELYSDEERMVRDTVRKFVSDEILPIIADHFAAGTFPMHLIPKFGELGLFGPSIAGYGCPGMSSAAYGLICQELERGDAGVRSFCSVQGSLVMWPIWKYGSEDQKRAYLPKMATGEIIGCFGLTEPDFGSNPGGMLTTAKKTASGYVLNGTKRWITNGSIAHVALVWAKLDGKVRGFLVPTDSPGFTAEPIPRKWSLRASVTSSLIMEDCEVGEDALLPGVEGLKGPLSCLTQARFGIAFGSVGSMMACYDEAVSYAKDRVQFSKPIAGYQLVQQKLATMLTEITKAQLICQRLAALKDSGKLRPQHVSLAKRNNVYWAREIARMARDILGGNGITYDYQAGRHMLNAETVYTYEGTHDIHTLILGQDITGLAAFD, encoded by the coding sequence ATGTCATTTCGGGACGTGGATTACTACCAAGTCGACGAACTGTATTCCGACGAGGAACGCATGGTGCGCGACACCGTTCGCAAGTTCGTCAGCGACGAGATCCTGCCGATCATCGCCGATCACTTCGCGGCGGGAACGTTCCCGATGCACCTGATCCCGAAATTCGGGGAACTCGGCTTGTTCGGTCCGTCGATCGCAGGCTACGGATGTCCCGGGATGAGCTCCGCCGCGTACGGCCTCATCTGCCAGGAACTCGAGCGCGGCGATGCGGGTGTGCGGTCGTTCTGCTCGGTGCAGGGATCGCTCGTCATGTGGCCGATCTGGAAGTACGGCAGCGAGGATCAGAAACGCGCGTACCTGCCCAAGATGGCGACGGGCGAGATCATCGGCTGCTTCGGGCTCACCGAGCCGGACTTCGGGTCGAACCCGGGCGGGATGCTGACGACCGCCAAGAAGACCGCGTCCGGCTACGTCCTCAACGGCACGAAACGTTGGATCACCAACGGATCGATCGCGCACGTCGCACTCGTATGGGCGAAGCTCGACGGCAAGGTGCGCGGCTTCCTCGTGCCGACGGACAGCCCCGGGTTCACCGCCGAGCCGATTCCCCGCAAGTGGTCACTGCGCGCGTCCGTCACCAGCTCGCTGATCATGGAGGACTGCGAGGTCGGCGAGGACGCACTGCTGCCCGGCGTCGAGGGGCTCAAGGGGCCGCTTTCGTGCCTCACGCAGGCGCGGTTCGGGATCGCGTTCGGCTCGGTCGGCTCGATGATGGCCTGCTACGACGAGGCCGTGTCGTACGCGAAGGACCGCGTGCAATTCAGCAAACCGATCGCCGGCTATCAGCTCGTCCAGCAGAAGCTCGCGACCATGCTCACCGAGATCACGAAGGCGCAGCTCATCTGCCAGCGGCTCGCCGCGCTCAAGGACAGCGGCAAGCTGCGCCCGCAGCACGTGTCACTGGCCAAGCGCAACAACGTGTACTGGGCGCGCGAGATTGCACGGATGGCCCGCGACATCCTCGGCGGCAACGGGATCACCTACGACTACCAGGCCGGCCGGCACATGTTGAACGCCGAGACCGTGTATACCTACGAGGGGACGCACGACATCCACACGCTGATCCTCGGTCAGGACATCACGGGACTTGCCGCATTCGACTGA
- a CDS encoding AAA family ATPase has product MSARSHLPWDDLFELHVVKKIGKLINRRWCLGLGAVSADGRDARPPRAPKGSARRGLADVIVDRPAGEVAAAANCRQVAARFRDAAAKRALRPGVVRFPSHSGLYWLAAPIAYDQSFLGALLCGAFALQEQNLREVDRAVAPLSLSPVDWAAARDAQPRLSPVEVDFLGDLVAAAAEEIAAHFGSVLARQRGTGDFEAEFAIRHAYGGLVGRSRAMQELYHLLDRVVASDSTVLIQGENGTGKELIARAIHYNSPRRNRRFVVQNCSAFNDNLLDSELFGHKKGAFTGAISDKQGLFEVADKGTFFLDEIGDMSPALQVKVLRVLQEGTFTAVGDTETRHVDVRIIAATNRDLKRMVETGEFREDLYYRINVINIVSPPLRERRDDIPLLIDHFLKRHAKGSRSRLKVLSDECMRRLVDYAWPGNVRELENEIERLVVLAGDERVIGEELLSPRIRDQSSDGIAIVPSSPHSLPDAVKALEKRMIYEALTRNNWNKTRAAAELNISRRNLIRLVQKYELERARA; this is encoded by the coding sequence TTGTCCGCACGCTCGCACCTGCCCTGGGACGACCTGTTTGAGCTTCATGTCGTCAAAAAGATAGGGAAACTGATCAATCGCCGGTGGTGCCTCGGCCTCGGCGCAGTGAGCGCCGATGGCCGGGACGCGCGGCCGCCCCGCGCGCCCAAGGGATCGGCGCGGCGCGGGCTCGCGGATGTCATCGTCGACCGGCCCGCGGGGGAGGTCGCCGCCGCCGCCAACTGCCGCCAGGTCGCCGCCAGGTTCCGCGATGCGGCCGCAAAGCGCGCGCTGCGGCCCGGCGTGGTGCGGTTTCCGTCGCATTCGGGCCTGTACTGGCTCGCGGCGCCGATCGCATACGACCAGAGCTTTCTCGGGGCGCTGTTGTGCGGCGCGTTCGCGCTCCAGGAGCAGAACCTGCGCGAGGTCGATCGCGCCGTGGCGCCGCTGTCGCTGTCCCCGGTCGACTGGGCGGCCGCGCGCGACGCGCAGCCCCGGCTGTCGCCGGTCGAGGTGGACTTCCTCGGCGACCTCGTCGCCGCCGCGGCCGAGGAGATCGCAGCCCACTTCGGAAGCGTGCTGGCTCGACAGCGCGGCACGGGTGACTTTGAGGCCGAGTTCGCGATTCGCCACGCCTACGGCGGGCTCGTCGGCCGCTCGCGTGCGATGCAAGAACTCTATCATCTGCTCGACCGCGTGGTCGCGTCCGATTCGACCGTATTGATTCAGGGGGAAAACGGTACCGGCAAGGAACTCATCGCCCGTGCGATCCACTACAACAGTCCGCGCCGCAATCGCCGGTTCGTCGTGCAGAACTGTTCCGCGTTCAACGACAATCTGCTGGACTCCGAGTTGTTCGGTCACAAAAAGGGCGCGTTCACCGGTGCGATCAGCGACAAACAGGGGCTGTTCGAGGTCGCGGACAAGGGCACGTTCTTCCTCGACGAGATCGGCGACATGTCGCCTGCGCTGCAGGTGAAGGTGTTGCGCGTTCTGCAAGAGGGCACGTTCACGGCGGTGGGCGACACCGAGACGCGCCACGTCGACGTGCGCATCATCGCGGCGACCAACCGCGACCTCAAGCGCATGGTCGAGACGGGCGAGTTTCGAGAGGATCTCTACTACCGGATCAACGTGATCAACATCGTGAGCCCGCCGCTGCGCGAGCGGCGAGACGACATTCCTCTGCTGATCGACCATTTTCTCAAACGGCATGCGAAGGGTTCGCGGTCGCGGCTCAAGGTGCTGTCCGACGAATGCATGCGCCGGCTCGTCGACTACGCGTGGCCTGGGAACGTCCGCGAGCTAGAAAACGAGATCGAACGCCTGGTCGTGCTCGCGGGCGACGAGCGCGTGATTGGCGAGGAGTTGCTGTCACCGCGGATTCGCGATCAGTCGAGCGACGGTATCGCAATCGTGCCCAGTTCGCCGCACTCGCTTCCCGATGCGGTCAAGGCGCTCGAGAAGCGGATGATCTACGAAGCGCTCACGCGCAACAATTGGAACAAGACGCGCGCGGCCGCCGAACTGAACATCTCGCGGCGCAACCTGATCCGCCTCGTGCAGAAGTACGAACTCGAACGCGCGCGCGCGTAG